The following coding sequences are from one Candidatus Kinetoplastibacterium galatii TCC219 window:
- the uvrA gene encoding excinuclease ABC subunit UvrA, translating to MSYIHIQGARTNNLKNIHIDIPHNKLVVVTGVSGSGKSSLVFDTIYSESQRKYIESMSTSFRQFIHMLRQPDIDLIDGLSPAIAIKQKPNYKNTRNTVGTVTEIHDYVRLLFAKIGIPFCPKHNEPLIVKNISQITDWTMSLPKNNDILILSPVTKDDFASLETICRNLLAQGFLRLYIDNQIIEIEEAINDKKLDGIKKIAVIIDRLKIKENHKDRLSSSFEIATKIGRGHVLIKNLSSGNEKTFSTVHSCPICNYSIDIIEPNLFNFNSKGCCKKCKGIGTEHYFDKSIIINNGKLSEILEIYCLKNGITIEKLSKIYGLDSEESFDSIDINKKYFMLSKIKVPHGLQEEINPTPEEIIPFLENLSKENKSSYLKSLLNKCQNIRPCSECNGTKLCLEARHVMLYSDSKTDKKNHYTSISEIESMSIDDCLMFFENLKKHGDLISEPILKRILPRLSFLIKMGLGYLSLGRNINTISGGEAQRIRLSSQICSGLMGITYILDEPSQGLHKHDTKILINALKNLRDLGNSVIIIEHDKEIILSADWIVDMGPEGGKKGGFITAQGTPKQVMDNPNSLTGFYLRNNFNDKTLKKCINNQTKWLRVKKAKFNNLRSIDVRIPVGYLTCVTGVSGSGKSTLVDDIIKYGIMNNLSNYKSSPDRYDSIYGAEFFDDLIKIDQNSIRNCTTNSNIATYCGIFNTIRELFSKTIESKKRGYAPDRFSCNIRGGRCEICKGAGTSKVEMYFMPDIYAICEECKGSKYNRETLEIYYGGLNISNVLDMTIGEAKTFFKNIPRVISKIDMLIEFGLSYLSLGHSINSLSCGESQRIQISIELSKQTKGRTLYILDEPTVGLHDHDVKFLLNVIKRIIDSDNTVIVVEHNIDIIKMADWVIDIGPGGGIKGGSIIAQGTIDAIASSKDSYTGIYL from the coding sequence ATGAGTTATATTCATATACAAGGTGCACGCACTAATAATTTAAAAAATATACACATTGACATACCTCACAATAAATTAGTTGTTGTCACTGGAGTATCAGGATCTGGAAAATCTTCATTAGTATTTGATACTATATACTCAGAAAGTCAAAGAAAATATATAGAGAGCATGTCAACTAGCTTTAGGCAATTTATCCATATGCTAAGACAACCTGATATTGATTTAATAGATGGATTGTCGCCTGCTATTGCAATCAAACAAAAACCAAATTATAAAAACACAAGAAATACTGTTGGAACAGTAACAGAAATACATGATTACGTAAGATTATTATTTGCAAAAATCGGTATACCTTTTTGCCCAAAGCATAATGAACCGTTGATAGTAAAAAATATTAGTCAAATAACTGATTGGACAATGTCTCTGCCAAAAAATAACGACATACTAATACTCTCTCCTGTTACAAAGGATGACTTTGCGTCACTGGAGACAATATGTAGAAATTTATTGGCACAAGGGTTTTTAAGATTGTATATTGATAATCAGATTATAGAAATAGAAGAAGCTATAAATGATAAAAAATTAGATGGTATTAAAAAAATAGCCGTAATCATAGATAGATTAAAGATTAAAGAAAATCACAAAGATCGTTTATCTTCTAGTTTCGAGATAGCAACAAAAATAGGTAGAGGTCATGTATTAATAAAAAATCTAAGTAGTGGTAATGAGAAAACTTTCTCTACTGTGCATTCATGTCCAATTTGTAATTATTCTATAGATATAATTGAGCCAAATTTATTTAATTTTAATAGTAAAGGATGTTGTAAAAAATGCAAGGGTATAGGCACAGAACACTATTTTGATAAATCCATTATTATTAATAATGGCAAATTATCTGAGATACTAGAGATATATTGCCTAAAAAATGGTATTACAATAGAAAAATTATCTAAGATTTATGGACTAGATAGCGAAGAATCATTTGACTCCATAGATATAAACAAAAAGTATTTTATGCTTAGTAAAATAAAAGTACCTCATGGGTTACAAGAGGAAATAAATCCCACTCCTGAAGAAATAATTCCTTTCTTAGAAAATTTATCTAAAGAGAATAAATCAAGTTATTTAAAATCATTATTAAATAAATGTCAAAACATAAGACCTTGTTCAGAATGTAATGGTACTAAATTGTGCCTAGAAGCTAGGCATGTCATGTTATATTCTGATTCTAAAACAGATAAAAAAAATCATTACACTTCAATATCTGAAATCGAATCTATGTCTATAGATGATTGTTTAATGTTTTTTGAGAATCTTAAAAAACACGGAGATCTCATATCAGAGCCAATATTAAAACGTATACTTCCTCGCTTGTCTTTTTTAATCAAAATGGGACTAGGTTATCTATCATTAGGAAGAAATATAAATACAATTTCCGGTGGAGAAGCCCAAAGAATCAGACTCTCTAGTCAAATATGTTCAGGTTTAATGGGCATAACTTATATTCTTGATGAGCCATCCCAAGGACTACATAAACATGATACTAAAATACTTATAAATGCACTAAAAAATCTCAGAGATTTAGGAAACAGTGTAATTATTATAGAGCATGATAAAGAAATTATATTATCAGCAGACTGGATTGTAGATATGGGCCCAGAGGGTGGTAAAAAAGGTGGTTTTATAACAGCTCAAGGCACACCAAAACAAGTAATGGATAATCCTAACTCATTAACTGGATTTTATTTAAGAAATAATTTTAATGATAAAACTTTAAAAAAATGTATTAATAATCAAACTAAATGGCTACGAGTAAAAAAAGCAAAGTTTAATAACCTGAGATCCATAGATGTTCGCATACCAGTAGGATACCTAACATGTGTTACCGGAGTATCTGGATCTGGAAAATCAACTCTAGTAGATGATATAATCAAATATGGAATAATGAATAATCTATCTAATTATAAAAGTTCTCCGGATAGATATGATTCTATATATGGAGCTGAATTTTTTGATGATTTAATAAAGATAGATCAAAACAGTATTAGGAATTGTACAACTAATAGTAATATTGCTACATACTGCGGGATTTTTAATACAATCAGGGAGCTCTTTTCTAAAACAATAGAATCTAAAAAAAGAGGATATGCTCCAGATAGATTTAGTTGTAATATAAGAGGTGGCAGATGTGAAATATGTAAAGGAGCAGGTACAAGTAAAGTAGAAATGTATTTTATGCCTGATATATACGCAATTTGTGAAGAATGTAAAGGTAGCAAATATAATAGGGAGACTCTCGAAATTTATTACGGTGGTCTAAATATTAGTAATGTGCTTGATATGACAATCGGAGAAGCAAAAACTTTCTTTAAAAATATACCTAGAGTAATTAGTAAAATAGATATGTTAATAGAGTTTGGTTTGTCATACTTATCACTAGGACATAGTATCAATTCATTATCTTGTGGTGAATCTCAAAGAATTCAAATTTCTATTGAACTATCGAAACAAACTAAAGGTAGAACATTATATATTTTAGATGAGCCAACTGTTGGATTACATGATCATGATGTTAAATTTTTATTAAATGTAATAAAACGTATAATAGATAGTGATAACACTGTTATAGTGGTAGAACATAATATAGATATAATAAAAATGGCAGATTGGGTTATAGATATTGGCCCAGGAGGAGGCATAAAAGGTGGATCTATTATAGCTCAAGGAACTATAGACGCAATAGCTAGCTCTAAAGATAGCTATACTGGTATATACTTATAA
- the aroB gene encoding 3-dehydroquinate synthase — translation MNLVKVNITNGFYPINIESGRLDYLDHSIPEDATSIAIITNSTVGGLYGKRVRDVLLRTGKNVFYVELPDGEKYKDWITLNKIFDSLLSFKLDRRAVLVALGGGVIGDMTGFAASVYMRGIRFIQVPTTLLAQVDSSVGGKTAINHPMGKNMIGSFYQPISVEIDTDVLTTLAPREISAGLAEVVKYGLILDYDFWEWCENNVNNLLGLDEIAIEYAVKRSCELKSYIVGEDEKESGIRAILNLGHTFGHAIESGLGYGKWLHGEAVGCGLVQAAELSAYSIGFKETDVARVRYMVSSIGCPSKAPNFGLDRWLELMLLDKKNDSGEIRFILMKKIGEAVIQNVSNDAIEYVLNKTATGLF, via the coding sequence ATGAATTTAGTTAAGGTAAATATTACAAATGGATTCTATCCGATTAATATTGAATCAGGTAGATTGGATTATTTAGATCATAGCATACCTGAAGATGCAACTTCTATTGCCATCATTACCAACTCTACCGTTGGTGGTCTATATGGTAAGCGTGTTAGAGATGTATTATTAAGAACAGGAAAAAATGTTTTCTATGTCGAATTACCTGATGGGGAAAAATATAAAGATTGGATTACATTGAATAAAATTTTCGATTCTTTATTAAGTTTCAAGCTAGATAGGAGAGCTGTATTAGTAGCTTTAGGTGGCGGAGTTATAGGAGACATGACTGGTTTTGCTGCATCAGTATATATGCGTGGTATCCGTTTTATTCAAGTTCCTACTACACTCCTAGCACAAGTAGACTCTTCAGTTGGTGGCAAGACAGCTATAAATCATCCTATGGGAAAGAATATGATAGGATCGTTTTATCAGCCTATTTCTGTAGAAATAGACACAGATGTTCTTACTACTCTTGCTCCTAGAGAAATTTCTGCGGGCTTAGCAGAGGTAGTTAAATATGGCCTAATACTAGATTATGATTTTTGGGAATGGTGTGAGAATAATGTTAATAATTTACTTGGCCTAGACGAGATCGCTATAGAGTACGCTGTTAAACGTTCTTGTGAACTGAAATCCTATATTGTTGGGGAAGATGAAAAAGAGTCTGGTATTCGGGCTATACTTAACCTTGGTCATACTTTCGGTCATGCAATAGAATCTGGACTTGGCTATGGTAAATGGTTACATGGTGAGGCTGTTGGCTGTGGTTTAGTACAGGCTGCCGAATTATCAGCATATTCTATTGGATTCAAAGAAACTGATGTTGCTCGTGTACGTTACATGGTTTCATCTATAGGATGTCCATCTAAGGCTCCAAATTTTGGTCTAGATAGATGGCTAGAATTAATGTTATTGGATAAAAAGAATGATAGCGGTGAAATACGTTTTATTCTTATGAAAAAGATAGGAGAAGCAGTTATTCAGAATGTATCAAATGACGCTATAGAATATGTGTTAAATAAAACAGCAACCGGTTTGTTTTGA
- a CDS encoding shikimate kinase: MINLRKLSKMVDLESILPESRNQNMEFANIVKENLPYDTPIFLIGMMGSGKTTIGRNISNILDRKFIDLDLAIENRCGVNIPTIFEIEGEVGFRKREEIALLECSNEINTVLATGGGAVLSNQNRDILKKRGIVVYFQASIDDLFQRTSLDSNRPILTNTSKPYEKLRDLLNQRDPIYREVADIIINTSNTSISDLINNLVSILQTYEKFK, from the coding sequence ATGATTAATTTAAGGAAATTATCTAAAATGGTTGATTTAGAGAGTATATTACCTGAATCTAGAAATCAAAATATGGAATTTGCAAATATTGTTAAGGAAAATCTACCTTATGACACACCAATTTTTTTAATTGGCATGATGGGTTCTGGCAAAACAACTATAGGAAGGAATATTTCTAATATTTTAGATCGGAAGTTCATTGACTTAGATCTTGCTATTGAGAACCGCTGCGGGGTAAATATACCAACTATATTCGAAATAGAAGGAGAAGTTGGTTTTAGGAAAAGAGAAGAGATAGCTCTATTAGAGTGTTCTAATGAAATTAATACAGTATTAGCAACAGGAGGTGGGGCTGTACTTTCTAATCAGAATAGAGATATTTTAAAGAAAAGAGGCATTGTCGTATATTTTCAAGCATCAATTGATGATTTATTTCAGCGTACTAGCTTAGATTCTAATAGACCGATTTTAACCAATACGAGTAAACCTTATGAAAAACTTAGAGATTTACTGAATCAGAGAGACCCTATTTACAGAGAAGTTGCTGATATCATTATAAATACTAGTAACACTAGTATTAGTGACTTAATTAATAATTTAGTATCTATTTTACAAACATACGAGAAATTTAAATGA
- a CDS encoding penicillin-binding protein 1A, producing MKQKYILPKFLINIITISLSILAIIIFVICILISLTWRKLPDLSAMIDYKPRIPLRIYSSDNILIGEFGEERRSVLNFQDIPNIMKLSILAAEDDRFYKHGGIDWIGIVRAGLINLKNMSKTQGASTITMQLARNFYLSSEKTYSRKLYELMLTLKIESELTKNKILELYMNQIYLGNRAYGFAAASLVYFNKPLSEINLAESAMLAGIPKAPSIFNPISNFKRTKLRQNYVLKRMISLGYITMNEYREAIDTDVKIYNAFKKQHVYEVHGEYVAELVRQLLFKNFKSDLYSKGINVYTTIRSKDQDSAYKAVRKVVIDYTKTKYLGPEDQIEIPIELDISSILSGNRITEIFDKYNDSDEISAALVISANDEYITAIKKDKVIVKINKANSNINNNELSKEIKRGSIIHLYKDKEELRIINMPTLQAAFVSISPQDGRILSLVGGFDFYRGNFNRVTQAWRQPGSSIKPFIYASAIEKGISPATRISDLPLIMTAEQTGSKAWNPKNYGHRYEKDMVSMRNGLYKSKNMVSIRILQNIGPEYARNYLEKFGFDKSRQPAVISLALGTGLVTPLQLTSAFSIFANEGHLIPPYLIEKVTDSYGRTIMQHNKIRPNKSNQAIDSRVAYIMNDILRGVVKHGTASKAKKALRRDDIAGKTGTTNDSVDAWFSGYTKDIVATAWVGFDQPKSLGSNETGSNIAMPVWINYMKDVIRNYPEQEEKKVPEGIIVYNNELYLKEFPPEIAISEIKPSEEFYDEELRNVIQNRFEN from the coding sequence ATGAAACAAAAATATATATTGCCAAAATTTTTGATTAATATCATCACCATATCTCTAAGTATACTTGCCATTATTATCTTTGTAATTTGTATACTTATTTCATTAACTTGGAGAAAACTGCCAGATCTTAGTGCAATGATAGACTATAAACCAAGAATCCCTTTGAGAATATATAGTTCAGACAATATATTAATTGGAGAATTTGGAGAAGAACGTAGGAGTGTACTCAATTTCCAAGATATACCAAATATAATGAAATTATCAATATTAGCAGCAGAAGATGATAGATTCTATAAGCATGGTGGAATAGATTGGATCGGTATAGTTAGAGCTGGATTAATAAATCTAAAAAACATGTCAAAAACTCAAGGAGCTAGTACTATAACAATGCAATTAGCTCGTAACTTTTATCTGTCATCAGAAAAAACATACTCAAGAAAATTATATGAATTAATGCTAACTTTAAAAATAGAATCTGAACTAACAAAAAATAAAATATTAGAACTCTATATGAATCAAATATATCTAGGTAATAGAGCATATGGTTTTGCCGCAGCTTCATTAGTATATTTTAACAAGCCATTATCAGAAATTAACTTGGCCGAATCCGCTATGCTTGCCGGAATACCAAAAGCTCCATCAATTTTTAATCCCATTTCAAATTTTAAAAGAACAAAATTACGCCAAAATTATGTTCTAAAGAGAATGATATCTCTTGGATACATAACAATGAATGAATATCGAGAAGCAATTGATACAGATGTAAAAATCTACAATGCATTCAAAAAACAACATGTTTATGAAGTTCATGGGGAGTATGTAGCTGAACTAGTTAGACAGCTTCTATTTAAAAACTTCAAGAGTGACCTATATTCTAAAGGCATTAATGTATACACTACCATAAGATCAAAAGATCAAGATTCTGCCTATAAAGCTGTAAGGAAAGTAGTTATTGACTATACAAAAACAAAATATTTAGGTCCAGAAGATCAAATAGAAATACCAATAGAATTAGACATTTCATCAATTTTGTCTGGAAACAGAATCACAGAAATATTTGATAAATATAATGATAGTGACGAAATATCTGCAGCATTAGTTATATCAGCTAATGATGAATATATAACAGCAATAAAGAAAGATAAAGTTATTGTAAAAATAAATAAAGCAAACAGCAATATAAACAATAATGAATTATCAAAAGAAATAAAACGTGGATCAATAATACATTTATATAAAGATAAAGAAGAACTAAGGATTATAAATATGCCAACTTTGCAAGCAGCCTTTGTCTCTATATCACCACAAGATGGCCGGATACTCTCTTTAGTTGGTGGTTTCGATTTTTATAGAGGAAATTTTAATAGAGTAACACAAGCATGGAGGCAGCCTGGATCGAGTATTAAACCATTCATATACGCATCAGCTATAGAAAAAGGAATATCTCCTGCAACAAGAATTTCTGACCTTCCTTTAATTATGACAGCAGAGCAAACAGGATCAAAAGCGTGGAATCCAAAAAACTATGGTCATAGATATGAAAAAGATATGGTGTCTATGCGAAATGGTCTTTATAAGTCAAAAAATATGGTATCCATAAGAATATTGCAAAATATAGGGCCTGAATACGCTAGAAATTACTTAGAGAAATTTGGTTTTGATAAATCACGTCAACCTGCTGTTATATCACTAGCACTTGGAACAGGACTAGTAACTCCTTTGCAATTAACAAGCGCTTTCAGTATATTTGCTAATGAAGGACATCTAATACCTCCATACTTAATAGAGAAGGTAACTGATAGTTATGGTAGAACCATCATGCAACATAATAAAATCAGGCCTAACAAAAGCAACCAAGCCATAGACTCACGTGTAGCATATATAATGAATGATATCCTAAGAGGTGTTGTGAAACATGGAACAGCATCTAAGGCTAAAAAAGCGCTAAGACGTGATGATATAGCCGGCAAAACTGGCACAACAAATGATTCAGTTGATGCATGGTTCTCTGGATATACAAAAGATATCGTAGCAACAGCATGGGTCGGATTTGATCAGCCTAAATCCTTAGGATCAAATGAGACAGGTAGCAACATAGCTATGCCGGTATGGATTAATTATATGAAAGATGTAATTAGAAATTATCCTGAGCAAGAAGAAAAAAAGGTCCCAGAAGGAATAATTGTATATAACAATGAATTATATTTGAAAGAATTCCCACCTGAGATAGCCATATCAGAAATTAAACCATCAGAAGAGTTTTATGATGAGGAATTAAGAAATGTTATACAAAACAGATTTGAAAACTAA
- the cyaY gene encoding iron donor protein CyaY yields MKDSDFSILIDKLLEDVEDKINDLFSSEVDTAKNGNVLSIRFDNGRSMVINSQNSIQELWFAVSNIGGFHYKYDNGRWIDNRNGLDFYDLLSKCCSDVIGRKVVLKF; encoded by the coding sequence ATGAAAGATTCCGATTTTAGTATTTTAATTGATAAGCTTCTGGAAGATGTTGAAGATAAGATCAATGATCTGTTTTCATCTGAGGTAGACACTGCGAAGAATGGTAATGTCTTGAGCATCAGATTTGATAATGGAAGAAGTATGGTTATTAACAGTCAGAATAGTATACAAGAGTTATGGTTCGCTGTAAGTAATATTGGTGGATTCCATTATAAATACGATAATGGTAGATGGATAGATAACCGAAACGGTTTAGATTTTTATGATTTATTATCAAAATGTTGTTCAGATGTTATTGGCAGAAAAGTTGTTTTAAAGTTTTAG
- the lysA gene encoding diaminopimelate decarboxylase has protein sequence MKNHNFKFKNNLLFVENISVPSIIEKLGTPLYIYSKKAILEAWDSYYQAIKNRNCLVCYGMKANSNLAVLKEFSKLGSGFDIVSGGELERVLAIKADPKKVVFSGVGKQSWEIEKAIKAGIKCFNVESEAELHNISRIAKHFGLVAPISLRVNPDVDANTHPYISTGLKENKFGISINTAFDCYQVASKLPNIDIVGIDCHIGSQLTEIKPFIDSLEKIILLINKINTYGIQIKHIDIGGGIGIQYKEESCISPKELIDKVFDKLEDNNLEHLQVILEPGRSLIGNAGILVTKVQYLKESEDRNFAIVDAAMNDLIRPALYHSYHEIVTVVERNVAKKEYDVVGPICESSDWLAKNRLLNELQEGELLAIESIGAYCMTMASNYNTRGRAAEIMVDKSDYYIIKRRETIDDLLRLESTIS, from the coding sequence ATGAAGAATCATAACTTTAAATTTAAAAATAATCTTTTGTTCGTAGAAAATATTTCTGTTCCCTCTATTATAGAGAAGTTAGGAACACCTCTCTATATTTATTCTAAAAAAGCAATATTGGAAGCTTGGGATAGTTATTATCAGGCTATCAAAAATAGAAATTGTTTGGTATGTTATGGGATGAAAGCAAATTCTAATTTAGCTGTTTTAAAGGAATTTTCAAAACTTGGTTCTGGTTTCGATATAGTCTCAGGTGGTGAGTTAGAAAGAGTACTTGCTATTAAAGCAGATCCTAAGAAAGTTGTCTTCTCTGGAGTTGGTAAACAATCATGGGAAATAGAGAAAGCAATAAAAGCTGGCATAAAATGTTTTAATGTTGAATCTGAAGCAGAACTTCATAATATATCAAGAATAGCAAAACACTTTGGCTTGGTAGCCCCTATATCCTTAAGAGTAAATCCAGATGTAGATGCTAATACTCATCCATATATATCTACCGGATTAAAAGAAAATAAGTTTGGGATATCGATAAATACAGCTTTTGATTGCTATCAAGTGGCTAGTAAACTTCCAAATATTGATATAGTTGGTATAGATTGTCACATAGGCTCACAACTTACAGAAATTAAACCTTTCATAGATTCATTAGAAAAAATTATACTGTTAATTAATAAAATTAATACCTATGGAATACAGATAAAACATATTGATATAGGTGGCGGGATAGGTATTCAGTATAAAGAAGAATCATGTATATCACCTAAAGAACTTATTGATAAAGTTTTTGATAAATTAGAAGATAATAATCTAGAACACCTACAAGTTATACTTGAGCCTGGTAGATCTTTGATAGGAAATGCCGGTATATTAGTCACAAAAGTTCAATATTTAAAAGAATCTGAAGATCGCAATTTTGCAATAGTAGATGCTGCAATGAATGATCTTATAAGACCAGCGCTATATCATTCATATCATGAAATAGTCACTGTAGTAGAAAGAAACGTAGCAAAAAAAGAGTATGATGTTGTCGGCCCTATATGTGAAAGTTCTGATTGGTTAGCTAAAAATAGATTGCTTAATGAGCTACAAGAAGGAGAACTTTTAGCAATAGAGTCAATTGGAGCATACTGCATGACTATGGCAAGTAATTACAATACCAGAGGACGTGCAGCAGAAATTATGGTAGATAAATCAGACTACTATATAATAAAAAGACGAGAAACTATAGATGATTTATTAAGACTAGAGTCAACCATATCTTAA
- the yihA gene encoding ribosome biogenesis GTP-binding protein YihA/YsxC produces MSILHNIYFHSSSKILDTLPQDELPEVCFVGRSNVGKSTAINKITNKKKLAFSSKTPGRTRLINMFNIVEQKNHKTIGYLVDLPGYGYANLSNQEKIDFEKNLTKYVQYRKSLVGIILLIDMRRGITSLDNDFLNLVNSKPITIMLTKADKLNHTERLIIRKTTTEKLIKFKNITDIVEFSATKRIGISEVSDIINKLIT; encoded by the coding sequence GTGTCAATACTACATAATATATACTTCCATTCTTCGTCTAAAATACTAGACACATTGCCACAAGATGAGCTCCCAGAAGTCTGTTTCGTAGGAAGATCAAATGTTGGTAAATCAACAGCAATTAATAAAATAACAAATAAAAAAAAGTTAGCTTTCTCAAGCAAAACACCTGGCCGTACCCGTCTTATAAACATGTTTAACATAGTTGAACAAAAAAACCACAAAACCATTGGTTATCTAGTAGACCTTCCTGGCTATGGTTATGCAAATCTATCTAATCAAGAAAAAATTGACTTTGAGAAAAATTTAACTAAATATGTTCAATACAGAAAGTCACTAGTAGGAATAATACTACTAATAGATATGCGTAGAGGTATTACATCCCTAGATAATGATTTTCTAAATTTAGTAAACTCGAAACCTATAACAATAATGCTTACTAAAGCTGACAAGTTAAATCATACAGAACGTTTAATAATAAGAAAAACAACTACTGAAAAGTTAATTAAATTTAAAAATATTACAGACATAGTAGAATTTTCCGCTACTAAAAGAATAGGGATATCAGAGGTATCTGATATTATAAACAAATTAATTACATAA
- the hemB gene encoding porphobilinogen synthase — MNSQIFSPSYPKSRMRRLRKSDFILRMLTENNLSTNNLIFPLFVIEGNRIKEQVSSMPGIYVYSIDEILYMAEKCIELGIPTIALFPVVNPELKTNNGIESINADGLIPRTVIEIKKHFPELGIMTDVALDPYTIHGQDGILDNNGYVLNDETITMLTKQSLLHASVGVDIVAPSDMMDGRIGVIRQELESNQYKNTIIMAYSAKYSSSFYGPFRDAIRSTNNLKKGNKNSYQMNPSNIDEAIREAAADITEGADMLIVKPGMPYLDVLAKIKEKFRMPTFAYQVSGEYSMIKAASLNGWIRNDEIILESLICFRRAGADGILTYFALEAAELLIKSK; from the coding sequence ATGAACTCACAAATTTTTTCTCCATCATATCCAAAATCAAGAATGAGACGCCTTAGGAAAAGTGATTTTATCCTTAGAATGCTAACAGAAAATAATTTGTCCACTAACAACTTAATATTCCCTTTGTTTGTTATAGAGGGAAATAGAATAAAAGAACAAGTATCATCAATGCCTGGAATATATGTTTATTCTATTGATGAAATACTATATATGGCTGAGAAATGTATAGAACTAGGAATCCCTACAATAGCACTGTTTCCTGTTGTAAATCCTGAGCTAAAAACAAATAATGGTATAGAGTCGATTAATGCTGATGGACTAATACCTAGAACGGTAATTGAAATTAAAAAACATTTTCCAGAACTAGGAATCATGACCGATGTAGCCTTAGATCCTTATACAATACATGGCCAAGACGGCATATTAGATAACAATGGATATGTTTTGAATGATGAAACTATTACAATGCTTACAAAACAATCTCTTTTACATGCCAGTGTAGGAGTAGATATAGTAGCACCTAGTGATATGATGGATGGAAGAATAGGAGTAATAAGACAAGAACTAGAATCTAATCAGTATAAAAACACCATAATAATGGCTTATTCTGCTAAGTACTCCAGTTCGTTCTATGGACCTTTTAGGGATGCTATAAGATCCACCAATAATTTAAAAAAAGGAAATAAAAATAGTTACCAAATGAACCCAAGTAACATAGATGAAGCTATTAGAGAAGCAGCTGCTGATATTACTGAAGGCGCTGATATGCTGATAGTTAAACCCGGCATGCCATACCTAGATGTATTAGCTAAAATTAAAGAAAAATTCAGAATGCCAACTTTTGCTTATCAAGTAAGCGGAGAGTATTCTATGATAAAAGCTGCTTCACTAAATGGCTGGATAAGGAATGATGAGATAATACTAGAATCTCTTATATGTTTCAGACGGGCAGGAGCAGATGGTATACTAACATACTTTGCTTTGGAAGCTGCAGAATTATTAATTAAATCAAAATAA
- the rplQ gene encoding 50S ribosomal protein L17, producing MRHGHGLRKLNRTSSHRLAMFRNMAVSLIHHEAIKTTLPKAKELRHVIEPLITLGKNPTLANKRLAFSRLRDRDAVVKLFADIGPRFSSRPGGYTRILKTGFRSGDNAPMAYMEMVERVSKKEVNE from the coding sequence ATGCGTCATGGTCATGGTTTACGCAAACTGAATCGCACAAGCAGCCATCGTCTTGCTATGTTTCGTAATATGGCTGTTTCTCTTATTCATCATGAGGCAATCAAGACTACTTTGCCAAAAGCTAAAGAATTACGTCATGTTATTGAGCCTCTAATTACACTAGGCAAAAATCCAACTCTTGCAAATAAAAGACTGGCGTTTTCTAGATTACGTGATCGAGATGCTGTAGTTAAATTATTTGCAGATATAGGACCTAGATTTTCTAGTAGACCAGGAGGTTATACTAGGATTTTGAAGACAGGATTTCGTAGTGGTGATAATGCTCCTATGGCCTATATGGAAATGGTAGAGAGAGTATCTAAGAAAGAAGTAAATGAGTAA